A genomic region of Castor canadensis chromosome 16, mCasCan1.hap1v2, whole genome shotgun sequence contains the following coding sequences:
- the Zfp62 gene encoding zinc finger protein 62 homolog isoform X2, producing the protein MQESNTGGTYDWDTKVENQSEKPEWKRMKEDRTDMREKVGKVKNMANIKTEKEDEASEKSLYLSSKQITYQTVSAEQNSSEQGKCVENINGNSHSILQQQSSAVKKSHKCEECGKSFKYNSRLVQHKIMHTGEKRYECDDCGGTFRSSSSLRVHKRIHTGEKPYKCDECGKAYMSYSSLINHKSTHSGEKNCKCDECGKSFNYSSVLDQHKRIHTGEKPYECGECGKAFRNSSGLRVHKRIHTGEKPYECDICGKTFSNSSGLRVHKRIHTGEKPYECDECGKAFITCRTLLNHKSIHFGDKPYKCDECEKSFNYSSLLIQHKVIHTGEKPYECDECGKAFRNSSGLIVHKRIHTGEKPYKCDVCGKAFSYSSGLAVHKSIHPGKKAHECKECGKSFSYNSLLLQHKTIHTGERPYVCDVCGKTFRNNSGLKVHRRLHTGEKPYKCDVCGKAYISRSSLKNHKGVHLGEKPYKCSYCEKSFNYSSALEQHKRIHTREKPFGCDECGKAFRNNSGLKVHKRIHTGERPYKCEECGKAYISLSSLINHKSVHPGEKPFKCDECEKAFITYRTLLNHKRIHLGEKPYKCDVCEKSFNYTSLLSQHKRVHTREKPYECDSCEKVFRNNSSLKVHKRIHTGEKPYECDVCGKAYISHSSLINHKSTHPGKTPYTCDECGKAFFSSRTLISHKRVHLGEKPFKCVECGKSFSYSSLLSQHKRIHTGEKPYICDRCGKAFRNSSGLTVHKRIHTGEKPYECDECGKAYISHSSLINHKSVHRGEQPFNCECGKSFNYRSVLDQHKRIHTGKKPYRCNECGKAFNIRSNLTKHRRIHTGEESLNVTNLETNSGSSQKRTCEGGNVLDGTRMRMPLWEVDLTKSQRTQMEEKPYECKNF; encoded by the coding sequence ATGCAGGAATCTAATACTGGTGGAACTTATGATTGGGACACCAAGGTAGAGAATCAATCAGAAAAGCCTGAgtggaaaagaatgaaggaagacaGAACTGATATGAGAGAAAAGGTTGGCAAAGTGAAGAACATGGCAAatataaagacagaaaaggaagatgaGGCATCTGAGAAAAGCTTGTACCTAAGCTCAAAGCAGATCACATACCAGACTGTCTCTGCAGAACAAAATAGCAGTGAACAAGGCAAATGTGTGGAAAACATTAATGGAAACTCTCACTCCATACTGCAGCAGCAATCCAGTGCTGTAAAGAAATCACATAAATGTGAGGAGTGCGGGAAATCCTTCAAATATAATTCCCGTCTTGTTCAACATAAAATTATGCACACTGGGGAAAAGCGCTATGAGTGTGATGACTGTGGGGGGACTTTTCGGAGCAGTTCTAGCCTTCGAGTTCACAAACGGATCcatactggggagaagccctacaaGTGTgatgaatgtgggaaagcctataTGTCCTATTCCAGCCTCATAAACCACAAGAGCACCCATTCGGGGGAGAAGAATTGTAAGTGTGATGAGTGTGGGAAATCCTTCAATTATAGCTCTGTTCTAGACCAGCATAAAAGGatccacactggggagaagccctatgaatgtgGTGAGTGTGGAAAGGCCTTCAGGAACAGTTCTGGTCTCAGAGTCCACAAAAGGATCCACACAggggagaagccctatgaatgtgACATCTGTGGGAAAACATTCAGTAACAGTTCTGGCCTGAGGGTCCACAAAAGGATCCATACAGgtgagaagccctatgaatgtgATGAGTGTGGGAAGGCATTCATTACTTGTAGAACACTTTTAAACCATAAAAGCATCCACTTTGGAGACAAACCTTATAAATGTGATGAGTGTGAGAAATCTTTTAATTATAGCTCTCTCCTCATTCAGCATAAAGTcatccacactggagagaaaccttatgagTGTGATgaatgtgggaaggccttcagGAACAGCTCAGGCCTCATAGTACATAAAAGAatccacacaggagagaaaccatACAAGTGTGATGTCTGTGGAAAAGCATTTAGCTATAGCTCAGGCCTTGCAGTCCATAAAAGCATTCATCCAGGGAAGAAAGCCCatgaatgtaaggaatgtggaaaATCCTTCAGTTATAACTCACTGCTTCTTCAACATAAAACTATTCATACAGGAGAGAGACCTTATGTATGTGATGTGTGTGGGAAGACTTTCAGAAATAATTCAGGCCTCAAAGTCCACAGGAGGCTCCATACTGGGGAAAAACCATATAAGTGTGATGTGTGTGGGAAAGCCTACATCTCACGCTCTAGCCTTAAGAATCACAAAGGAGTCCATCTAGGGGAGAAGCCCTATAAATGTAGCTATTGTGAGAAATCCTTCAACTACAGTTCTGCCCTTGAACAGCATAAGAGGATTCATACAAGGGAGAAACCCTTTGGGTGTGACgagtgtggaaaagccttcagaAACAATTCAGGCCTTAAAGTACATAAACGAATCCACACTGGGGAGAGACCTTATAAATGTgaagaatgtgggaaagcctacatCTCACTCTCAAGCCTTATAAATCATAAAAGTGTACACCCTGGGGAAAAGCCCTTTAAATGTGATGAGTGTGAGAAAGCCTTCATCACATATCGAACCCTTTTAAACCACAAAAGAATTCATCTTGGGGAGAAACCCTACAAATGTGATGTGTGTGAAAAGTCTTTTAATTACACCTCACTCCTTTCTCAACACAAAAGAGTCCACACcagagagaaaccctatgaatgtgaTAGTTGCGAGAAGGTCTTCAGAAACAACTCAAGCCTTAAAGTTCATAAGAGAATAcatactggggagaagccctatgagTGTGATGTGTGTGGAAAAGCCTACATCTCACACTCAAGCCTTATTAACCATAAAAGTACCCACCCTGGCAAGACACCCTATACATGTGATGAATGTGGAAAAGCTTTTTTCTCAAGCAGAACTCTTATAAGTCATAAGAGAGTCCATCTTGGGGAGAAACCCTTCAAGTGTGTTGAGTGTGGGAAATCTTTCAGTTATAGCTCACTCCTTTCTCAACACAAGCGGATCCACACAGGGGAGAAACCCTATATATGTGATAGGTGTGGGAAGGCATTCCGAAACAGCTCAGGCCTCACAGTGCATAAAAGGATTCACACAggggagaaaccctatgaatgtgaTGAGTGTGGAAAGGCATACATCTCACATTCAAGTCTTATTAATCATAAAAGTGTCCACCGTGGGGAGCAGCCCTTTAATTGTGAGTGTGGGAAATCTTTCAATTATAGATCAGTTCTTGACCAACACAAAAGGATCCACACTGGAAAGAAGCCATACCGATGCAATGAGTGTGGGAAGGCATTTAATATCAGATCAAATCTCACTAAGCATAGAAGAATCCATACTGGAGAGGAATCTTTAAATGTGACAAATTTGGAAACTAATAGTGGCTCATCCCAGAAGAGAACCTGTGAGGGAGGTAATGTGTTGGATGGGACCAGGATGAGGATGCCTCTGTGGGAAGTAGACCTTACCAAATCTCAAAGAACTCAAATGGAAGAAAAACCTTACGAATGTAAGAATTTCTGA
- the Zfp62 gene encoding zinc finger protein 62 homolog isoform X1, with protein sequence MEEAPRPRAQPGRTWGGECLGPVRQCKTFRRVSHLKIGTEDEESTEKNEDVGNAESQWSKVEGLHEDHMQESNTGGTYDWDTKVENQSEKPEWKRMKEDRTDMREKVGKVKNMANIKTEKEDEASEKSLYLSSKQITYQTVSAEQNSSEQGKCVENINGNSHSILQQQSSAVKKSHKCEECGKSFKYNSRLVQHKIMHTGEKRYECDDCGGTFRSSSSLRVHKRIHTGEKPYKCDECGKAYMSYSSLINHKSTHSGEKNCKCDECGKSFNYSSVLDQHKRIHTGEKPYECGECGKAFRNSSGLRVHKRIHTGEKPYECDICGKTFSNSSGLRVHKRIHTGEKPYECDECGKAFITCRTLLNHKSIHFGDKPYKCDECEKSFNYSSLLIQHKVIHTGEKPYECDECGKAFRNSSGLIVHKRIHTGEKPYKCDVCGKAFSYSSGLAVHKSIHPGKKAHECKECGKSFSYNSLLLQHKTIHTGERPYVCDVCGKTFRNNSGLKVHRRLHTGEKPYKCDVCGKAYISRSSLKNHKGVHLGEKPYKCSYCEKSFNYSSALEQHKRIHTREKPFGCDECGKAFRNNSGLKVHKRIHTGERPYKCEECGKAYISLSSLINHKSVHPGEKPFKCDECEKAFITYRTLLNHKRIHLGEKPYKCDVCEKSFNYTSLLSQHKRVHTREKPYECDSCEKVFRNNSSLKVHKRIHTGEKPYECDVCGKAYISHSSLINHKSTHPGKTPYTCDECGKAFFSSRTLISHKRVHLGEKPFKCVECGKSFSYSSLLSQHKRIHTGEKPYICDRCGKAFRNSSGLTVHKRIHTGEKPYECDECGKAYISHSSLINHKSVHRGEQPFNCECGKSFNYRSVLDQHKRIHTGKKPYRCNECGKAFNIRSNLTKHRRIHTGEESLNVTNLETNSGSSQKRTCEGGNVLDGTRMRMPLWEVDLTKSQRTQMEEKPYECKNF encoded by the coding sequence TGTCACATTTGAAGATAGGCACTGAGGATGAAGAATCAACAGAGAAGAATGAAGATGttggaaatgcagaatctcagtgGTCAAAAGTGGAAGGTCTTCATGAGGATCATATGCAGGAATCTAATACTGGTGGAACTTATGATTGGGACACCAAGGTAGAGAATCAATCAGAAAAGCCTGAgtggaaaagaatgaaggaagacaGAACTGATATGAGAGAAAAGGTTGGCAAAGTGAAGAACATGGCAAatataaagacagaaaaggaagatgaGGCATCTGAGAAAAGCTTGTACCTAAGCTCAAAGCAGATCACATACCAGACTGTCTCTGCAGAACAAAATAGCAGTGAACAAGGCAAATGTGTGGAAAACATTAATGGAAACTCTCACTCCATACTGCAGCAGCAATCCAGTGCTGTAAAGAAATCACATAAATGTGAGGAGTGCGGGAAATCCTTCAAATATAATTCCCGTCTTGTTCAACATAAAATTATGCACACTGGGGAAAAGCGCTATGAGTGTGATGACTGTGGGGGGACTTTTCGGAGCAGTTCTAGCCTTCGAGTTCACAAACGGATCcatactggggagaagccctacaaGTGTgatgaatgtgggaaagcctataTGTCCTATTCCAGCCTCATAAACCACAAGAGCACCCATTCGGGGGAGAAGAATTGTAAGTGTGATGAGTGTGGGAAATCCTTCAATTATAGCTCTGTTCTAGACCAGCATAAAAGGatccacactggggagaagccctatgaatgtgGTGAGTGTGGAAAGGCCTTCAGGAACAGTTCTGGTCTCAGAGTCCACAAAAGGATCCACACAggggagaagccctatgaatgtgACATCTGTGGGAAAACATTCAGTAACAGTTCTGGCCTGAGGGTCCACAAAAGGATCCATACAGgtgagaagccctatgaatgtgATGAGTGTGGGAAGGCATTCATTACTTGTAGAACACTTTTAAACCATAAAAGCATCCACTTTGGAGACAAACCTTATAAATGTGATGAGTGTGAGAAATCTTTTAATTATAGCTCTCTCCTCATTCAGCATAAAGTcatccacactggagagaaaccttatgagTGTGATgaatgtgggaaggccttcagGAACAGCTCAGGCCTCATAGTACATAAAAGAatccacacaggagagaaaccatACAAGTGTGATGTCTGTGGAAAAGCATTTAGCTATAGCTCAGGCCTTGCAGTCCATAAAAGCATTCATCCAGGGAAGAAAGCCCatgaatgtaaggaatgtggaaaATCCTTCAGTTATAACTCACTGCTTCTTCAACATAAAACTATTCATACAGGAGAGAGACCTTATGTATGTGATGTGTGTGGGAAGACTTTCAGAAATAATTCAGGCCTCAAAGTCCACAGGAGGCTCCATACTGGGGAAAAACCATATAAGTGTGATGTGTGTGGGAAAGCCTACATCTCACGCTCTAGCCTTAAGAATCACAAAGGAGTCCATCTAGGGGAGAAGCCCTATAAATGTAGCTATTGTGAGAAATCCTTCAACTACAGTTCTGCCCTTGAACAGCATAAGAGGATTCATACAAGGGAGAAACCCTTTGGGTGTGACgagtgtggaaaagccttcagaAACAATTCAGGCCTTAAAGTACATAAACGAATCCACACTGGGGAGAGACCTTATAAATGTgaagaatgtgggaaagcctacatCTCACTCTCAAGCCTTATAAATCATAAAAGTGTACACCCTGGGGAAAAGCCCTTTAAATGTGATGAGTGTGAGAAAGCCTTCATCACATATCGAACCCTTTTAAACCACAAAAGAATTCATCTTGGGGAGAAACCCTACAAATGTGATGTGTGTGAAAAGTCTTTTAATTACACCTCACTCCTTTCTCAACACAAAAGAGTCCACACcagagagaaaccctatgaatgtgaTAGTTGCGAGAAGGTCTTCAGAAACAACTCAAGCCTTAAAGTTCATAAGAGAATAcatactggggagaagccctatgagTGTGATGTGTGTGGAAAAGCCTACATCTCACACTCAAGCCTTATTAACCATAAAAGTACCCACCCTGGCAAGACACCCTATACATGTGATGAATGTGGAAAAGCTTTTTTCTCAAGCAGAACTCTTATAAGTCATAAGAGAGTCCATCTTGGGGAGAAACCCTTCAAGTGTGTTGAGTGTGGGAAATCTTTCAGTTATAGCTCACTCCTTTCTCAACACAAGCGGATCCACACAGGGGAGAAACCCTATATATGTGATAGGTGTGGGAAGGCATTCCGAAACAGCTCAGGCCTCACAGTGCATAAAAGGATTCACACAggggagaaaccctatgaatgtgaTGAGTGTGGAAAGGCATACATCTCACATTCAAGTCTTATTAATCATAAAAGTGTCCACCGTGGGGAGCAGCCCTTTAATTGTGAGTGTGGGAAATCTTTCAATTATAGATCAGTTCTTGACCAACACAAAAGGATCCACACTGGAAAGAAGCCATACCGATGCAATGAGTGTGGGAAGGCATTTAATATCAGATCAAATCTCACTAAGCATAGAAGAATCCATACTGGAGAGGAATCTTTAAATGTGACAAATTTGGAAACTAATAGTGGCTCATCCCAGAAGAGAACCTGTGAGGGAGGTAATGTGTTGGATGGGACCAGGATGAGGATGCCTCTGTGGGAAGTAGACCTTACCAAATCTCAAAGAACTCAAATGGAAGAAAAACCTTACGAATGTAAGAATTTCTGA